TGGAACCTCTACCTCGACGGGGAGCCCCTGTGCCCGCGCGAGGAGGAGTTCGGCGGGGCGCTGTGGAAACTGGGCATGCGATGGTTCGCGCCGCTCGACAGCGGCCTGATCGCCGTCGTGCACGGCCGGGGCGCCACCGCCCTCGGCATCCTGGACCCCGAGACCGGTGAGGTCGTCGACGCGGCCGGGCCCTGGACCGAGTTCGACGCCACCCTCGCCGCGCACGGCGAGCGCAGCGAGATGGGGGTTCCCCCGCCCGGAGGGTGGGGGAGGGTCGTCGCCGTCGGGGCCAGCCCGCGCAGCGCCTACGAGGTCGTCGAGCTGGACGCCCTCCCCCACGCTCGAACGAACTCGCGCGGGGGCACCCCCATCGGCCACGCCCGCGTCATCGGCGCCGAGCACGACGACGCCGTGGACCCCGCCTACTACCCCGAGCCGCAGATCCGCACCTTCACCGGCCCGGACGGCCGCGACATCCACGCACACATCTACCCGCCGCACCACCCCGGCTGTGTCGCCCCCGCCGACGAGCTGCCGCCGTACGTCGTCTGGGCGCACGGCGGACCCACCGGACGCGCTCCGCTCGTGCTCGACCTGGAGATCGCCTACTTCACCTCGCGCGGCATCGGCGTCGCCGAGGTCGACTACGGCGGCTCCACCGGCTACGGCCGCGCGTACCGCGAGCGGCTGCGCGAGCAGTGGGGCGTGGTGGACGTCGAGGACTGCGCCGCCGTCGCCCTGGCCCTCGCCGACGAGGGCACCGCCGACCGCGACCGGCTCGCCGTACGGGGCGGCAGCGCGGGCGGCTGGACCGCGGCCGCCTCGCTCACCACGACCGACGTCTTCGCCTGCGGCACGATCAAGTACCCCATCCTGGACCTCACCGGCTGGGGCACGGGGGAGACCCACGACTTCGAGTCGCACTACCTGGAGAGCCTGATCGGGCCGCTCTCCGATGTGCCCGCGCGCTACACGGAGCGCTCGCCCGCCACCCACGCCGACCGCCTGGCCGTGCCGTTCCTGCTGCTGCAGGGCCTGGACGACGTGATCTGCCCGCCCGTCCAGTGCGAGCGGTTCCTGGCCCGGCTCGGGGACCGGCCGGTGCCGCACGCCTACCTCGCCTTCGAGGGGGAGGGGCACGGATTCCGGCGAGCGGAGACCATGGTGCGTGCCCTGGAGGCCGAACTGTCCCTGTATGCCCAGGTGTTCGGGCTGAATCCACCCGGCATCCCGACCCTGGAGCTCGCCAGGTGAGACAACTGCCGCGACCGCCCCGACTCGCCCCCGGCGCCCGTGTGGCCGTCGTCGCGCCCAGCGGGCCCGTGCCCGAGGAGCGGCTGCAGGCCGGGCTCGACGTTCTGCGCGGCTGGGACCTCGATCCCGTGGTGGCGCCCCATGTGCTCGACCGACACCGGGAGTTGGACTACCTGGCCGGCACGGACGCCCAGCGGGCCGCCGACCTCCAGAACGCGTGGTGCGACCCGGCCGTCGCCGCCGTGCTGTGCGCCCGGGGCGGGTACGGGGCGCAGCGCATGGCCGACCTGCTCGACTGGGAGGCGATGCGGGCGGCGGGCCCCAAGGTGTTCGCCGGGTTCAGCGACATCACCGTCCTGCACCAGGCGTTCGCCACCCGCCTGGGACTGGCCACCCTGTACGGCCCGGCGGCGGCTGGTGTCGACTTCGTCAAGAACGCCCGGGCGCAGGAACATCTGCGGGCGACCCTCTTCGACCCCGAGTCCGTGCGCACCGTCACCGCCGTGCCCCCGGGCGGCACCGTGCTGGTGCCCGGACGGGCCCGGGGCGTCACGCTGGGCGGCTGCCTCAGCCTGCTCGCGAGCGACCTCGGCACCCCGCACGCCCTCGCCGGTGCCCGGGGCGGGCTGCTGCTGATCGAGGACGTGGGCGAGAGCCCGTACCGCATCGACCGGTACCTGACCCAACTCCTGCGCACCGGCTGGCTGGACGGGGTCGCCGGGATCGTGCTCGGGTCCTGGGCGGGGTGCGGCCCGTACCAGGAGCTGCGCGCGGTGTTCGCCGACCGGCTGGGCGGCCTCGGCGTCCCGGTCGTGGAGGAGTTCGGGTTCGGGCACTGCGAGGGCGCGCTGACGATGCCCCTCGGGGCCACGGCCGAACTGGACGCCGCCACGGGCACGTTGACGTTCGACGCGCCGGCCCTGAGCTGAGCACGCCGCCACTGAGATCCCGTCAAGGAACCGTCGTTACGGTGATTGACCACTCCTGACACGTGTCATACGGGGACTACCGGCCTGTGCCTACTGGTCGGTATCCGGGTGGCCCAGGTTGTCGTCGTCCCTCACCGTGGAGGTCCGTGCCCAGACTGCCGGTACGAGACCGGGCACCGGCTGCGGTTCGTGATCGCGGCGAGCGACGACGCGTACCGGTCGCCGGGTCCTGAGGAGACACAGCCGGCGCGGTTACTGTGGCGGGGTGCCGCACAACGCATCCCGCTACCTCGCCGAAGGCCCCCGGGTGGGCATACGCCACTTCACCTACCAGGACGGTGCCGAGTTCACCGCTCGCGCCCGGGAGAGCAAGGACCTGCACCAGCCGTGGCTCTTCCCGCCCGACAGCGCATCGGCGTACACCGCGTACGCGGCCCGGCTGATCGAGGACCCCTCCAAGGCCGGCTTCCTGGTCTGCGAGAAGGGCGACGGGTCCATCGCCGGGTTCATCAACATCAACAACATCGTCGAGGGCGGCTTCCAGTCCGGGTCGCTGGGCTACGGCGCCTTCGCGCACGCCGTCGGGCGCGGGCTGATGCGCGAAGGGCTGGACCTCGTCGTGCGGTACGCGTTCGGCCCCATGCGGCTGCACCGGCTGGAGATCAACGTCCAGCCCACGAACGCCGCGTCGACCGCCCTGGCCCGCGGCTGCGGATTCCGCCTGGAGGGCTTCTCGCCGAAGATGCTCTTCGTCGACGGCGCCTGGCGCGACCACGAGCGCTGGGCGATCACCGTCGAGATGATCGGGGAGCCGGGGCGGCGGCGCTGAGCCGGGCCCCGGCCGGGATCACGCCTGGCGGTCCACGTACTCGTAGACCGACCCGTCCGGATGCAGGGCGATCAGGTTGCGGCCCGCCGGTGAGGCGATGGGGCCCGCGATGATGTGGGCGCCCACCTCGGTCAGCACCTTGTGGGTCTCCTCGACGTCCGTCACGGCGATCGTCGCGGCCACCTTGCGCAGCAGCTCCAGTTCGGCCGGCGGACCGCTCATCAGCAGGAAACAGCCGATCGCCGCCACCTGGACACCGCCTCGTTCGAAGCGCTGGGCTCTGCCGCCCGCCAGCCGCTCGTAGAAGGGGATCGCGGTCTCGAGGTCGTCGACGCAGACGCGCAGTGTGGCACCCAGAATCTCCATGGCTACGAGCCTAGTTATGCGTCAGGGGCCGAGGGTACCCGGCCGGGCATGAAGCCGCTGCATCACCTGGAGCATCTGGACAAGCATCTGGTAGACGAGCTGGCACAGGTGGCACGCGAGACCGTCCGGGACGAACTGCGCGAGCAGACGCGCAAGCAGCGCCGCAAGGCCGCGCTCTACGCCGCGTCCGGCGCCCTCGCCCTCTACGCGGGCGCGGCCCTCGCGCTCGCCGTGGGACGGGCCCTCGCCCTCGGCCTGCCCGACTGGGCCGCCGCGCTGATCACCGCCGCGATCCTGGGTGTCGCGGCGTACGTGCTGCGTGGCATGGCCCGGCCGTCCGCGTCCGGGCCGGGCCCGGCGCACGCGGCCGGCATGACGCCGGGACACGAGAGCACCGGCCGGGGCGCCGGGATGCCCGGCGGTGTGCCGCCCGTGCCGCCGGCCCCGCCCGCCGCCGGACCGGTCGCCGGCGGGCCCGCGCCGGGCGTGGTGCCCCCGCGGCCGACGGAGGACCCGGACGTGCCTCGTCACGGGCGTGATGCGAAGTGAGCACGACCGCGACACCGCACGGCCGCGTCGTCGTGGTGACCGGAGCCAGCGGCGGCGTGGGACGGGCCACGGCCCGGGCTTTCGCCGCCGGGGGCGACCGGGTCGCCCTGCTGGCCCGGGGCAGTGAGGGGCTCGCCGCCGCGGCCGACGAGGTGCGGCACGCCGGGGGCGAGGCCCTCGTCATCGGCGTGGACGTCTCCGACGCCAAGGCCGTCGACGACGCCGCCCAGCAGGTGGTCGACACGTTCGGACCCATCGACGTCTGGGTCAACAACGCCTTCACGGGAGTCTTCGCGCCCTTCACGGAGATCAGTCCGGACGAGTTCCGTCGCGTGACCGAAGTGACCTACCTGGGCTATGTGTTCGGCACGCAGGCAGCCCTGCGTCACATGCTGCCGCGCGACCGCGGCACGATCGTGCAGGTCGGCTCCGCGCTCGCCTACCGGGGCATCCCGCTCCAGTCGGCGTACTGCGGGGCCAAGCACGCGATCCAGGGGTTCAACGAGTCCCTGCGCTGCGAGCTGCTGCACGCGCGCAGTGGCGTGCGTACGACGATGGTGCAGCTGCCGGGCGTCAACACCCCGCAGTTCGACTGGGTGCTGAACCGCATGCGGGGCCGGGCCCGGCCGGTCGCGCCCGTGTACCAGCCGGAGGTCGCGGCCCGCGCGATCGTGTACGCGGCCTCGCACGCCGGGCGCCGGGAATACTGGGTGGGCGCCTCCACGACCGCCACGCTCA
This region of Streptomyces caelestis genomic DNA includes:
- a CDS encoding S9 family peptidase; amino-acid sequence: MAAAHDGHPEYVGFVGDEVWWTEPRPAEGGRRTLVRRHADGREESLLPAPWNVRSRVIEYGGHPWAALAQEDGRPLVVFVNFADQRLYRYEPGGEPRPLTPVSDVGAGLRWAEPQLRPERGEVWCVLEEFTGAGPTDVRRVLAAVPLDGSAARGRDAVRELTDDRHRFVTGPRLSPDGRRAVWLAWDHPRMPWDGTELLLADVGPDGTLHGPRTVAGGPGESIAQADWTHDGRLLYASDRSGWWNLYLDGEPLCPREEEFGGALWKLGMRWFAPLDSGLIAVVHGRGATALGILDPETGEVVDAAGPWTEFDATLAAHGERSEMGVPPPGGWGRVVAVGASPRSAYEVVELDALPHARTNSRGGTPIGHARVIGAEHDDAVDPAYYPEPQIRTFTGPDGRDIHAHIYPPHHPGCVAPADELPPYVVWAHGGPTGRAPLVLDLEIAYFTSRGIGVAEVDYGGSTGYGRAYRERLREQWGVVDVEDCAAVALALADEGTADRDRLAVRGGSAGGWTAAASLTTTDVFACGTIKYPILDLTGWGTGETHDFESHYLESLIGPLSDVPARYTERSPATHADRLAVPFLLLQGLDDVICPPVQCERFLARLGDRPVPHAYLAFEGEGHGFRRAETMVRALEAELSLYAQVFGLNPPGIPTLELAR
- a CDS encoding S66 peptidase family protein; translation: MRQLPRPPRLAPGARVAVVAPSGPVPEERLQAGLDVLRGWDLDPVVAPHVLDRHRELDYLAGTDAQRAADLQNAWCDPAVAAVLCARGGYGAQRMADLLDWEAMRAAGPKVFAGFSDITVLHQAFATRLGLATLYGPAAAGVDFVKNARAQEHLRATLFDPESVRTVTAVPPGGTVLVPGRARGVTLGGCLSLLASDLGTPHALAGARGGLLLIEDVGESPYRIDRYLTQLLRTGWLDGVAGIVLGSWAGCGPYQELRAVFADRLGGLGVPVVEEFGFGHCEGALTMPLGATAELDAATGTLTFDAPALS
- a CDS encoding GNAT family N-acetyltransferase — translated: MPHNASRYLAEGPRVGIRHFTYQDGAEFTARARESKDLHQPWLFPPDSASAYTAYAARLIEDPSKAGFLVCEKGDGSIAGFININNIVEGGFQSGSLGYGAFAHAVGRGLMREGLDLVVRYAFGPMRLHRLEINVQPTNAASTALARGCGFRLEGFSPKMLFVDGAWRDHERWAITVEMIGEPGRRR
- a CDS encoding VOC family protein: MEILGATLRVCVDDLETAIPFYERLAGGRAQRFERGGVQVAAIGCFLLMSGPPAELELLRKVAATIAVTDVEETHKVLTEVGAHIIAGPIASPAGRNLIALHPDGSVYEYVDRQA
- a CDS encoding phage holin family protein — encoded protein: MKPLHHLEHLDKHLVDELAQVARETVRDELREQTRKQRRKAALYAASGALALYAGAALALAVGRALALGLPDWAAALITAAILGVAAYVLRGMARPSASGPGPAHAAGMTPGHESTGRGAGMPGGVPPVPPAPPAAGPVAGGPAPGVVPPRPTEDPDVPRHGRDAK
- a CDS encoding SDR family oxidoreductase; this encodes MSTTATPHGRVVVVTGASGGVGRATARAFAAGGDRVALLARGSEGLAAAADEVRHAGGEALVIGVDVSDAKAVDDAAQQVVDTFGPIDVWVNNAFTGVFAPFTEISPDEFRRVTEVTYLGYVFGTQAALRHMLPRDRGTIVQVGSALAYRGIPLQSAYCGAKHAIQGFNESLRCELLHARSGVRTTMVQLPGVNTPQFDWVLNRMRGRARPVAPVYQPEVAARAIVYAASHAGRREYWVGASTTATLIANAVVPGLLERYLARTNFDAQQEEHRHDGPANLWAPADGPQGHDFGAHGRFDDEAVRDSPQQWVSRNRRRMGAALTVGAAGVLAARKLAGQARR